ACGCGGTAGCGGCCGTTCCGGTAGGCCAGGACATGCGCGTTCGCGCCGCTGGCGTTCAGACAGACCGGCGAGTCGAACCCGGAGCGATGGCGACCGATCTCCAGGTGCGCGACCATGTGGTTGACGCCCACGAGGGGCACGTCCAGTCGCTGGGCGACCGCGCGGGCCGCCGTCGCGACGATTCGCAGGCAGGGACCCAGTCCCGGCCCGCGGGAGAAAGCCACGCAGTCGACGGGTGGGTCGTCGGCGTCGCTGTCGGGAGCCTCGGCCGCCAGGTCGCGGGCGTGGTCGAGTGCACGCTCGACGACCTCGGGAATATTGTCGCCCATGTGCTCGGCGGCCTCGCGCGGGTGGATACCGCCGCTGTCGGGCTGGTAGGCGTCGGTCTCGATCTCCACGGCATCGGTCGCACTGTCGTAGACGGCCGCGCTGGCGGCCCAGGCGGTCCCCTCGATGCCCAGCACGCGCGTGTCCGGCGTCACTCTTATCGACTGGGTGGTTACGGGCGGGCAAATGGGTTGCCATCCGCTGCCTCCAGCGATCCATCGCCGCCCGAAGGTTCAAATACCAGAACGGGAGCACTCCGTCACGAGACAATGCGACGAGCGATCGGACGGCGACAGGTACTCGCGACACTCGGCGGCACCGCCGTCGGTGGAACGGTGCTCGCGACGGCCGGCTCGGTGCCTGCGGCCGCACAGGACGGCACAGACGACGAGGGGCTGGATAAACCGCTGGCCTGGGCCAACGGCTACGGCGGTTCACGGTACACCGTGATATCGTCGGTCGTTCCGGCCCAGGGTGGGGGATATCTCGTCGGCGGCCGGCAGGTGTCCGATAGCGACGAGACGAGCGCGTGGCTCGGACGGGCCGACGCCGACGGGCAACTCCAGTGGGACCGCCGATACGAGGGCGGCGTCCGCGGGAGCGTCGAGACGGTCGTCACCAACGGTGACGGAACCTACCTCGTGGCGGGCGGGCGAGCCGAGGGCGAGACCACCGGCGGCTGGGTGGCGACGGTATCGAGCAGTGGCGACATCCAGTGGGAACGCCGCTACGACGACGCGGCGAAAATCCTCTCGGCCGCCCGGACCGGGGACGGTTATCTCCTCCTCGGGAGGCGATCGCCCGGTATCTGGACGGCCGCCGTCGACGGGGATGGGTCGGTCGACAGCGACCGGACCAGCAACGACAGCCTCGCGTTCACGATTCGGCCGGCTGGCGACGGAACGTTCCTGCTCTGTGGCGTGCAGTACACCGCCGAGGGCGCCCCCACCCCCTGGGTCGCGTCACTGGCCGGGACCAACCGGATGCGCTGGGACCAGACCTACGAGACGAACGCCGTCCCGAACCAGGTGGTTCCCGCCGACGACGGCGCGTACCTCGTCGGCTACTCGACCGACGGTGAGACCGAGGCCACCGACGGCTGGATGGCCAAGATCGGGTCACCCGGGGAGCTGGGCTGGGAACGCCGCTACGACCGGAACCAGCGAGACATCCTGTTCTCGCTCGCAGCGACCGAGGACGGGGCGTTGCTCGGTGGGTGGTCCGGTACCGGTTCGACCGGTGATGCGTGGCTCGTGTCCGTCGACGCGGCCGGCGAGAAGCGTTGGGATCAGATCTACGACACCGACGGCTGGAGCCGGTTCAACGATCTGCTGGGAACCGACGATGGAGTCATCGTCGCTGGCAGTAGCGGTGGAGCCGCGCTGCTTGGCCTGTACGACCCGTCGGCCGAATCGGGGCCCCAATCGACGCCGGTGACGGCCACTCCGACCGAGACGTCCACGTCGACTGCCGACGGCACGGAGCGGACGGCCCGGACGATGGGTGCCAGTGGCGAGACGGCCCAGGAGGACCGGACGACGACGGCGGAGCAGGCCGAGGAACCCGGAACCACCACGACCGGTTCGGGACCGGGACTGGGCGTCGCGAGCGCACTCGCGGGTGTCGGTAGTGCCGCCGCTCTGTTCCGGCGGAATCGGCAGGACGAAAACTGAACGGAGCCCTACTGCCACTCGGTGTAGCTACAGCGGCCGCAGTGGAGACGGTCGCCGTGGTCCGCGAGGAAGGCGTCGCCACAGCGCGGGCACGTTTCCTTGTCGGTCGTGCCGTCGTCGTTGTAGAGTTCGTGGCGGGGCATCTATGCCTCCTCGGCCTCCTCTTCGGCCTCCTCGTCGGCCGTGATCTTGTTGCGTTCGAGCATGTGGTCCTGCTCGACGTCGGCGGCGAACTCGGGGCTGTCGTACACCTTGGCGTAGCCCACGGTCGTGCGCATGCCGTATTTCGTGTCGAGTTCGTGGACGACGACCTCCTCGGCGTCCTTGTTGAGTTTGGCGGCGAGGCTGTCACGAACCGAGAGCCGCGAGGGGGTCGCGTCCTCGTGGACCATCTCGAACCGGACGTCGGTCCGGTGTAACATCGGATTCTCCGTCTCCTCGATGATGTCGATATCCATGGTTCTTGGTGGTACTCCCCGCGAAACGAGTAAAAGGATTTCGAAGCCCGTACCGCCGTCGCCCCGCCCCGGTCAGCCCGCGAGCAGGTCCCGGAGCCGCTCGGTATCCCCGTCCATCCGGTCGAACAGGTCCGAAACCGTCGATTTGATCGCGTCGTCACACTCGACGAGGACCATCCCCTCGTCGGGCTGGCCGTAGACGACGCTCGCGCCCGTCGGCACGGCGGCGATGGCCGGCAACGTCGCCAGGTCCTCCTCGCCGTCGACGACGATTACGGTCGACTCGCCGTCGGCCGCAGCGTCGACGGCCGACACGGTCGCCGACAGCAGGGCCGCGCTCAGCCCCGCCGCGGCGTTGACGACCTCGACTTCACGGTCGAAGACGCCCGCGTCGATCGCTTCCCGGACGTGGTCCTCGATTTCCGAGCGCTTGGTCTGGCCGTCGATCAGCGCCACGTCCGGCCGGCGGTCGGCCTCGATGAGGTGGTAGGTGACGATGTCTCCGACCGCGACGATCGGGGGGTCGGCCGCCGACAGCAGGGCGTCGGCCTCGGTGTAGACCTCGCCCATCGGCTCTTTGAGTTCGCCCCGCAGTGCCTCCTGCAGGCTGACGACGACCTCGGTGTCGGTGTCTGTGTCGTCGGTCACGTCAACGTACCTTCAGCGCGTACTTGCCGGGCTCGTCGACCTGCATCTCCTCGGCCACCTCGCTCTCCTCGGGGTGGGCGATGATCACGTAGCCGGCCCAGTCCTCGGTCAGCGAGCTGGAGCCACAGGAGACACAGGCCTCCTCCTCGCCGGACTGCTGGACGCGGTGACACTCACGGCAGACGAGTCTGTCAGCCATGACTACTCACCCGTGGCCGCCTCGCTTTTGCGTTCCTGACGCTCGGCTTCGAGCCAGCCGTGTTTCCCGAGGCCGACCTGCTTCGCGGTGAGGCCGATCTTCGAGTCACGCGGGTTGCGCTCGTCGATGCTCTTGGTGACGATCCGGGCCCGCACCGCGTCCCCGACCGTCAGCGTGTCGTTGGAGTCCCGGGAGGCCAGTTGCTGGTTCTCCTCGTCGTATGCCAGATACTCGTCGGAGATCTGGGAGACGTGGAGCAGGCCGTCGACCGGCCCGATACCGACGAACGCGCCGAAGTTGACGACCTCGACGATCTCCCCGTCGACGACCTCCTGCATCTGCGGGTCGAAGGTCAAGGCGTCGAACTCCGCCTCGTAGTAGACGCCCGGCTCGTTCGGGATGACCGCTCCCTCGCCGATGTCGTGGACCTCGACGACGGAGACGACGCTGCCCACGTCCTCGTCCATCCGGCCTTCGAGTTTGTCCTGCAGCAGTCGCTTGATCCGTCCCGGAGTCACGTCTGCGAGGTGTTCCGGGGGCACCTCTACCGTGTCGCGAAGTCGAACCCGTTTGTACATGTTATGGTTGAGTGATGGCGAGTTTGTTCTGGCCCCTTAAACCAATTACTGGAACGCCACGGTCCAGCACGCGGTCCCGCAGGGGCCGGTCGTTCGTGACGACACAGTCGCACTCGCCCTCGGCGGCGAGTTCGACGATGGCGTCGTCTGCGTACGATTCCTCGTGGTCGAGGACGCGAGCGCGGTCGGCCAGATCCCGGCCGACGCTTGCGGCCGTCCCTTCCTCGCCGTTGCCTTCGGCCAGCGAGTCCAGTTCGGTGACCACGGCCGCCGGCACGGCGAGGTCGTGGTCGTCCACGACACGGTCGAGTTCCTCGAACAGCCGCACGTCGCATTCGACCGGCATCATCAGCGCGCTCGTGTCCAGACACACCGTCATTCCCGGAGCGTCCCGACGCCGATCAGCCGCCACCGCGCGCCGACCCGGCGGTTGATGGCGATCTTCGAGCCCGGTTCGGCACACACCGGCCGTTTCAGCGCGACCTCACACTCGCCGCCGCGAGCGCTCGTGACCGAACCGACCGTGGTCGCCGTCCCGACGGTGAGCATCAGCGGTTCGCCCGTGGAGATCTCCTCGACCTCGTCCGTCTCGCCGACGATCCGTTCCAGGAGATCCACGTCCATCTCGAACTGCTCGAAGGTCGGCGGGAGCGTCCCCGGCGGGCCAGCGACCTGCCCCGCCAGCGCGTCGCCTTTCGTCAGCGACGGGTCCAGCCCGGTCCCGACGCCGAGCAGGCCACCGGGCGTGGCTTCCTCGACGTCCTCGCCGCCGGCCTGGAGCGATCTGATCGTGGTCTCGACGGGCCGCCACTCGGTCTGGCCGCCCTCCTCGACCTCGCGGCCGGGCCGGAGTTCGATGTCCTCGTCGGCGTGGAGTTGGCCCTCGACGAGACTGCCACCGAGGACGCCGCCCATCAGCGAGTCCCAGGTCGTGCCCGGACGATTGATGTCGAAACTGCGCGCGACGAGCATCTGAGCGTCCTGTTCGGGGTCACGGTCAGGCGTGGGGATCTCCTCCTCGATGGCCTGGATCAACACGTCCATGTTGACGCCCTGCTGGGCGGAGACGGGGACGATCGGTGCGCCCTCGGCCACCGTTCCCGAGACGAACTCCTGGATCTGTTCGTAGTTCTCGGCGGCCTGCTGGCGGTCGACGAGGTCGACCTTGTTCTGGGCGATGACGATGTTGTCGATGCCGATGATGTCCAGCGCCATCAGGTGTTCTTCGGTCTGGGCCTGCGGGACGGGCTCGGAAGCGCTCACGACGAGCACCGCGCCGTCCATGATCGACGCCCCCGAGAGCATCGTCGCCATCAGCGTCTCGTGACCGGGGGCGTCGACGAAGGATACGGTCCGCAGGGGCTCGCTCGGCGAGCCGTCCGGACACTCCTCGTCGACGGTGTACTTCTCGGGTTCGTCTGCGTCGGGGCACTGCCGGAACGTCGCGTCGGCGTACCCGAGGCGGATGGAGATGCCGCGTTTCATCTCCTCTGAGTGCTGGTCGGTCCACTCCCCACTCAGCGCCTGGACCAGCGTCGTCTTCCCGTGATCGACGTGGCCGACGAGCCCGATGTTCACCTCCGGTTGTCGGTGTTCGTCTGTCATTTCGAGAGTAATCTTACCGTCCCTTCGCCGCCTGCACCTGATAAAGTTGCTGTTCTCGCCCGCCGACGGCGATATCGGCCCGATCTTCCGGCTCCAGACCAGCCCAGCGGTTTTCCCGTTCGCTACCTTTCTAGGGCCTATGGCCTTCGATCCCGACAGTGTCAGCACCGTCACGTTCGACTCCTACAGCACCGTCGTCGACGTCGAGGCCGCCGAAGTCGCGCTGGCCGAGGTCGTTCCCGACCCGGAACCCGTCTCGAACCTCTGGCGCGCGCACTCGCTGATGTACACGATGGTCGCCAACCACGTCGACGCCTACCAGCCCTTCTACGAGATGAACCGCGACGCGCTCACCCACGCGCTGGACGTCTTCGGCGTCGACTACACCCCCGCCGAGCGCGACGAGATCCTCGCCGTCTACCACGAACTCGACGTGTTCGACGACGTGCGCGACGGGATGGAACGCCTCTCCGAGGCCGGCTACGACTGCTATATCGTCTCGAACGGCAACCCCGAGATGCTCGACTCCATGGTCGCTCACGCCGGCATCGGCGATCTGCTCGCGGACACGATCAGCGCCGACGAGGTCGAGACGTTCAAACCCGATGCGGCGATCTACCGCCACGCCGCCGCCCGGACCGGGACGCCCGTCGACGAGATCGCCCACGCCACCGCGGGCTGGTTCGACGTGCAGGGCGCGCGCCACGCCGGCATGCAGGGCGTCTGGGTCGACCGCAAGGACGACCCGTGGGTGACCTTCGACGGCGAGCCCGATCTCACAGTAACGGACTTCCACGACCTCGCGGACGAACTGGACGCCTGAGTCGACGCCGAGCGCGACCCTTTTGCTCGCCGCGCCCCTCTTCCCTCTGTGTCCGAGTTCGCGTTCGAAATCGCGCTGTGTGCCCACCTGGAGCGCGAGCGCGAGGCAATCCTCGCCCGCCAGCTCGGGACCTCCTGCCACGGCAACCGCGTCATGGACGTGGTGGTCGTCGAACCCGGGGCCGACTTCGCGGCGCGGGCGGCCATCACGCCCGAGCGGGTGCCGGCCCCGGCGATCGAGAGCGCGGTCGGTCCGGGCCGGGCGCGCTACTGGAAGGACGCCTTCGATATCCACCCCGACCGCGCCGAGTCTGTGGTCGAGCGCGCGGTCGAGTTGGGCTTCTTCGAGCGCGAGCGCCGCAACGGCCGCACCTACGTCCGCCAGACCGCCCGCTACCCCGAGCACTGGTTCGGTTCCCTCGTAGGCATCGAGAACAAGCCCGACCTCGGACGGCCGGGTGACCTCGAAACGCAACTCCGCAAGGACGTGAGTCTCGGCCTGCTGGATCGGGTCGTCCTCGCGACCGAGTCCCACGTCACCGGCGCGCACCTCAACCGCATCCCGGAGGCGGTCGGCGTCTGGCGGTTCCATCCGGAGACCGGCGAGCGCGAGGTGATCCGGGAGGCCGAGCCGCTCCCAGCCGAGGAGCCGGGGATCGACGTGCTGGAACGCCGCACTGCGCGGGCAGACGTGGCGGTCACCACCGCCGCCGAGAAGCGCCGTCAGCGCCGCCGCGTGGCCGAACGCGCCTACGGGAAGGGGTGGCGGACCTACGACTTCCCAGACTGCGCCGAGATCGAGGCCGCCGAGCGGTTCGACCGCGGCGGCCTGCCTTACTGCGCGTGGAAGGGCCGGATCGTCGACCCCGCGCGGGAGTGTGGCCCCGACTGCGGCGGGTACGATCACGCCGACGCGCCCGACGTGGATCAGGAGGGCGAACGCGCAGCCGGCCAGCCGTGGGACCCAGATCCGGCGGGGAAACAGCGCAGACAGTCCGGGCTGGATCGGTGGGGCTGATT
This Halorientalis sp. IM1011 DNA region includes the following protein-coding sequences:
- a CDS encoding 30S ribosomal protein S27ae, whose product is MPRHELYNDDGTTDKETCPRCGDAFLADHGDRLHCGRCSYTEWQ
- a CDS encoding 30S ribosomal protein S24e — protein: MDIDIIEETENPMLHRTDVRFEMVHEDATPSRLSVRDSLAAKLNKDAEEVVVHELDTKYGMRTTVGYAKVYDSPEFAADVEQDHMLERNKITADEEAEEEAEEA
- a CDS encoding GTP-dependent dephospho-CoA kinase family protein codes for the protein MGEVYTEADALLSAADPPIVAVGDIVTYHLIEADRRPDVALIDGQTKRSEIEDHVREAIDAGVFDREVEVVNAAAGLSAALLSATVSAVDAAADGESTVIVVDGEEDLATLPAIAAVPTGASVVYGQPDEGMVLVECDDAIKSTVSDLFDRMDGDTERLRDLLAG
- the spt4 gene encoding transcription elongation factor subunit Spt4 produces the protein MADRLVCRECHRVQQSGEEEACVSCGSSSLTEDWAGYVIIAHPEESEVAEEMQVDEPGKYALKVR
- a CDS encoding DNA-directed RNA polymerase, translated to MYKRVRLRDTVEVPPEHLADVTPGRIKRLLQDKLEGRMDEDVGSVVSVVEVHDIGEGAVIPNEPGVYYEAEFDALTFDPQMQEVVDGEIVEVVNFGAFVGIGPVDGLLHVSQISDEYLAYDEENQQLASRDSNDTLTVGDAVRARIVTKSIDERNPRDSKIGLTAKQVGLGKHGWLEAERQERKSEAATGE
- a CDS encoding PIN domain-containing protein — translated: MTVCLDTSALMMPVECDVRLFEELDRVVDDHDLAVPAAVVTELDSLAEGNGEEGTAASVGRDLADRARVLDHEESYADDAIVELAAEGECDCVVTNDRPLRDRVLDRGVPVIGLRGQNKLAITQP
- a CDS encoding translation initiation factor IF-2 subunit gamma; this translates as MTDEHRQPEVNIGLVGHVDHGKTTLVQALSGEWTDQHSEEMKRGISIRLGYADATFRQCPDADEPEKYTVDEECPDGSPSEPLRTVSFVDAPGHETLMATMLSGASIMDGAVLVVSASEPVPQAQTEEHLMALDIIGIDNIVIAQNKVDLVDRQQAAENYEQIQEFVSGTVAEGAPIVPVSAQQGVNMDVLIQAIEEEIPTPDRDPEQDAQMLVARSFDINRPGTTWDSLMGGVLGGSLVEGQLHADEDIELRPGREVEEGGQTEWRPVETTIRSLQAGGEDVEEATPGGLLGVGTGLDPSLTKGDALAGQVAGPPGTLPPTFEQFEMDVDLLERIVGETDEVEEISTGEPLMLTVGTATTVGSVTSARGGECEVALKRPVCAEPGSKIAINRRVGARWRLIGVGTLRE
- a CDS encoding haloacid dehalogenase type II is translated as MAFDPDSVSTVTFDSYSTVVDVEAAEVALAEVVPDPEPVSNLWRAHSLMYTMVANHVDAYQPFYEMNRDALTHALDVFGVDYTPAERDEILAVYHELDVFDDVRDGMERLSEAGYDCYIVSNGNPEMLDSMVAHAGIGDLLADTISADEVETFKPDAAIYRHAAARTGTPVDEIAHATAGWFDVQGARHAGMQGVWVDRKDDPWVTFDGEPDLTVTDFHDLADELDA
- a CDS encoding DUF5787 family protein → MSEFAFEIALCAHLEREREAILARQLGTSCHGNRVMDVVVVEPGADFAARAAITPERVPAPAIESAVGPGRARYWKDAFDIHPDRAESVVERAVELGFFERERRNGRTYVRQTARYPEHWFGSLVGIENKPDLGRPGDLETQLRKDVSLGLLDRVVLATESHVTGAHLNRIPEAVGVWRFHPETGEREVIREAEPLPAEEPGIDVLERRTARADVAVTTAAEKRRQRRRVAERAYGKGWRTYDFPDCAEIEAAERFDRGGLPYCAWKGRIVDPARECGPDCGGYDHADAPDVDQEGERAAGQPWDPDPAGKQRRQSGLDRWG